TCATCTGAAACTTAATCATATACAACGGTAAACTCACCGCAGTACTAGTTGGTCATGGTCATAAGAAACATAGAAGAAAGATCAGTATCTAGGCGCAAGTGCTAAAATTCTACAAGGAAAAAGAAGCAAACATTCAACCAATCACCATGTTCATCGCAGATATGAACATAGTGCCTCCTTCTCAAGATCCTAAACGTTTGTACTTTTGTTATCCACTTGTGACTCACGAGTTGCACATTCCAGGTTAGGATCTGAAATTTTGCGTCCTGACAGTGGATCTGAAGAGGTGTCGTCTTTCATCTTGGTTTCCTCTTTCTCTGTGGATTCTGGCGCTTCCTCTTTCTCTTTTGTTGAATTTCTCGTAGTGGATAAGGAGTCCCTTGCCTTTTGTTGTTGTTCTAATATCTTCTGCAAATATCTTGCATGTTCTTCTATGTGCAGCTGTAGTTGCCTTTGCACCTGATGCCCAAGAAAAAAATTATCAATGTAAATGTTGCTGGTAAACTTAAAATTCGTTTGAATTCACCAAGAGCAGTGATGGTCTGTTATGAGCGTGGTGGGATTGAGAGGAttgtggaggaagaaggggcggCTGTTGCCGCGCTACAGTACCGCGGGTACTGTTCACGAGATGGAGGTTGCGAGGGCGAgagagcggcggctagggttggggggcgccgggaacgccggccgcggggcttcgcccacggccggcaagagagaagggatttccttctaatctcttgcttgattaggTTGATATATAtcctctccttatatagagaggtttacttgacccctaagcaaacgactaattaaccctaatgggctaaggcccaatagtcccttgactcctctaacatGGTCAAATGACGATTTTCGAATAGTATTTGCCAAAAATGGCAGCACAGATGAATCAGAAATATATACAGATcttcaaaatattatattaaaTATCGTTGATCATAAGTGTCTGGTACTTACCTCTAATTGTTCATGAAGTTGTTTCTGAACCTCCATTTGCATCCGAAGAGCTTCTGCTACTTGTAAGCTCCTAAGAGAGTTAAGAGATGTGAGTTTAAATGGTTTTGAATTTCTTCATCCACACTGTAATTTGTTCTAATAGTCGCATACTCTTGTGGTCAAGCCAATGGCAAACGGGAAAAGGAAATCCAGGAGGAGGAGATGCTCACTTCTTTTTGTCAGAATCATTTCCTGGTATTACCAATTGAGATTTCTTGCCTTCTGAAGAGGACTTCTTATCTTAAATGAGCATGAAAAAAACCCAATAAATACAAAAGGAGAATTTTGCAACATAAAGCAATTACCAGGACTTTAAATATATATGCTTTGAATTGCTACTTTAAATACCTTCTTTTGTCTCTGGAAGATACTTGGCGAAACGATATTTCTGCATTTCCCGACAAAAGGAGTGACTTGAAAATCAGCAATGATAACTGTTTTGTGGAGAACGTGACTATGCACGGGAAGAAATTCCACCCATTTACCTGCAAATGGCTCTTCACATGATAGATGGTCAAACCTTCTACCTTCATAAGCTTTAGCACACCCTTTGGAGTTGCCTCTACAAAATTTTGTATCATTGATATGTTAAAACCAATTTGAATATCAAATCAAGGCCGGATTTTTTTCCATAATCTAAAAAACAATCAAATCAAAGAATTTGTTTACAACGAACTAGAAGGACCACCGTACTTTCTGGTCCTCCAAGCTTGTTGACAGCCTCTACAAAACGCTCATGGAGTTCCAGTGTCCATCTCAGTCTTGGTTTGTTACATGCTTCAGCTCGGGATGAACTCAGCTGAACTTTGACAACAGATACTGGGCTCGGGAGGTTTTCTTGGTTAGAGTAAGATGGTACTGTACAAGAAGAGGTTTGTGGTGGTCTGTCGTAGATGTCCTGATCAAGAACAAGTTGTAGGGAAGGAACTATAGTTAAGAGTCTCAATTAAGGCATGACAAATAGATTAAAGTGGACAATATAAGCTATTGTTAGTGTCAAATACCCACGAAGCTAGAGATCAATGGAAGACTCACATCTAATCGAGGGCTTTCTTCGTTGTTGGTGATGGCCATTCCGAGCTGTTCAGACAAGAACTGAAACTCCATCTGCTCACTGAAAGCCATGGCATCGCTTTCTCCATGGAAACTACCTTCTGAAACATCTCCAGAAAGGTTAAGAAAGTCCTTGAGATCACCTGAATGTTCAGCATCATCATGACTACCATTGCTGAGGTCAGCACCAAAGAGCAGTGAAGAAGAACTGGATGACTGCTGAGCCgaaatctgctgctgctgctcacatTTAGGAGGATGGGGTAGGAAAGGCAGAGCGCCTTTTTGCCGGCACGATTCGGAGCTTGTCCTGAACGAGGAGAACATACTTGTGTGGAATGTGGAGGAAGAACTAGATGAAACTGGATCCGACAATTGGGTTTGTGATGCGCGAGAAGCAGAACGTTCAGGATTGGACTCAGGACTCCGTTTATGAAGGTCAAGCGGAAGGATCTTTGTCAGACTCAACGAGCCAATCATCTCTGACTTAACGCTCGAGGATTGAGCAGAAGCACAAGATGATTGCAGATCATACGCTGAACCACAGTGATCGGATTTAGCACTGAACAGACTATGAGCTGAAGGCTGTGGAGTAGTGCATGTTTGAGCCATACTGTCAGGGCCAGCGAATTGCTTCACAGCGATAATGCTCTGTGTGCTCATGGCGCCTTGAGGTTGTTGGTGTCTTTGGTCATTCACCACTGAACAGAAGACATTGAGGAATGAGGACTGCTTCCTCCAAGCCTGCATAGTGAAAAATCTGTATAAGAACACGCAGTTCCAAGACCTATCAAATAGACTAGTCCAGGTTGTGACATTTTGTTGCAAGTCCTGTCAAATCATTAATGGATCTAgtaggaaaaataaaaaatagaaaaattagaGGCCAGAAATATGGATGCAGAGTGAAATATTGTCTTGTTTATGCCCCAAAGATAGTTTGAATAATATATCAAAAGAGGTAAAAACACATATGCTAATAGTAGCGGCAATACACTGAAATGGATGAAAGAGAAGAGAGCTGCAACATCTGAACAGAAGACACTTCAACAACAGTAGCCTTTTGGTTGATGTAACAGTATCCTGCTTTTGAACCGTCGGGTTCAGAGCAGCAACATCTGAACAGAAGAAAATCATAGCAGACTTGTGACAAAGAAGCCCAAGACAGATCATAGGAAGGAAAACAAACGGGAAAAAAAATACCCATGCAAATCTTGTGATGGTTCCAAATAAAACAGCAAATTAATGAATTATCAAGGTCACTTCGTTTTTTTCAAAAGAAGAATTATCAAGGTCAGACAGTTCAGATAGTTCCACAGTTTGACTAATTTTCCATGAAACGAGATCTGAAGGGGAAACTCAAACACAATCTGCGGATTATAAGAGCAAAACAAGATTCCTCGAAGAAAACAAAACACGACCAGGAGTCCAGGAGTGTCGGACTTCAACTCTTAAGACGGGAATCAAGAAGGGAGCGGCTCTGGAAAGAAATGGTGGTGGAAGATCCAAACCCCCACCTGACAATGAAGCGCAAGATGACGAGTTCTAGAGCGTAAGAGATTCAGAACTCAGAAGCTAGCAGCAGCGTACCCCTCTCCGGCTCTCCCCTTCACCGCAccctctctcccctctcctctctactCCTAACCTatccattctctctctctctctctctctctctctctctctggctttAAACTAGTACTAGCATGGCAAATGATTGGTGCCCTGCAACTATactagtctctctctctctctctctgcagtTGCTTTCATTGTTTATGCCATTTTGTCCCTGCTTGCTTCTGATTTTGGGAAGACATCATGGTGTTTTAAAATAACAGGACAGGCTCACCAATTTTGCTGCTACAAGTTCGAAATTTTCTCACGTGTCTTGTTGGCACACGTATGTATTTCCCTTTCTTGTAAGCTAGCCCATAAAATGAGAGGTAATCTTACGCTCCCCTCCCTCCAACTTAGGACGCATTTTAGTGGAAGGAAAAATATATTCTTGCCTTTAGTTTCTGACAATACTGTCAattgatgtagtataaaatcaGCATAATCCTAAAGGTACTTTGAATACGATTAACTTTGATCAACTAATCACACATACAAGTTGACTACTtattactccctctgtcccacgATATAAGTCACGGTCAAACTTGGCATGTTCTTAATAAAAATATTTGACTCTTAATATCTCCTATAATATAATATTTATAGCAACAAAATTATAGTTATATGAAACTACTTTTAAATATGAATACACTGAtatgattattattattataagaTAAACTTTTATTATACAAGATTAATCGTaggtcaaattttttcaagtttgaatcttgatttaCATGCGCGCCTTATATCCTAAGACGAAGGGAGTataaaatttttttgttttaaaaaaattccgCATCAAACACGCCTACTTGGATCACAATTACTTGAAAAATCTAAATCTATGGGCCTAATACAGTGCACATGTGCGCGGCCATTGATAATGAGGCGAAGAAATTAGGGCCAAAGCAAAACAAGCCGTCGCTCGCAACACAAGTTGACCAAGCTGTGCTTGCTTATTCATCAAGCCATCACTCCTGAGTCTGAGTGTACTGCACGGCATGCGTTAACTGCATAAGCACGCTGAGTTAGCTCAGGGGTTACTGGTTAGCTAGTGCATAAACAAGTGAGACGCTGGCTGACTGAATCTGGGCAGCCTCTTGTGCTGTGAGAGGACAATGAATGCCCAGTTGCAAGCTGTGTGTGACCCTTGAGATGCAGgtgcttgattttttttcctactTGGTTCGATGCTTAGTTAGATCGCTAAGTGTAGATTAAAGGGTTTGACAGTGGATTCGAATCTTACCCTCGTTGTCGTCATCTACACTGGCAGCGCGTCGTTGGGGGTGGGGCCATAGAGGGCCATGCCCCCTGCCATGCAAAATTTCCATTAACCAAACAGTAATTTTAACAGTGTTCGTTGGTTTAGCAGCTCAATTAATAAAGGCTGGGCCCCTGATTCTTTGATGAGGCTCCGCCATTGACCTACTGGTTTGTCTTGAAGCCCCTGCAAGATTCTATCCAACTAGAAACAACACGTGGCATTGCCGCGCTAAAGTCATTGTCTACCTTTGGTTTTGCCGcttatttgtaaatattctgtggttttgaatttataaaaattCTGTggttttgaatttataaaaaacAAATGTACTGATCTGTGAGCACCATAATTGCATTGAACCACCAGAATTCTAAATGTTACATGGTTTTATAAAGATCCTGACTTAACATAGGGGCCAAAAGATTGTTGTTTCAGATGTACTAGGCAAAAGATGTGTTTGCCATTACATGAAGAGCATGGTGTTACCAAAGATTTGTGTACCACAATAGCAAAATACAAGGGTCATATTATCAAGCAAAAGACAAGGGTCATATTATCAGCTTGTGGAGAGCAAAATATCATTCTCCAATGTTCTTTCCATTTGTAGTTCACAAAAGCTAACTGGATAGTAGTAAACAAAATCTTCTGATGCCAAATGTGTTTCCATCACCTTCACTCCTTCGTTCCTTGATATCTGATTCATATGGAAAAAAGTAATTAAGTACAGTTGAATCAAATTTAAAAAGATAACATTTCACAGTTAACAAATCACCATGCGTAGTCATTACAATAGTAGGCACTGACACTTACGGACATTAACTGTTGTCCACACATACAAGGTAAACAATGCCCAAACAATTAACTTTATAAAATTCAACAAGCCATGTTATACTGATCCATGATACATATTTTAACAATTTGCAGATAGAAGAGGATCCTGAAGAAAGTTATTCAAGTCAGAAGATGGCACACTTAACTGTTCTTGAAGTTATTTTGCTTTGTTCTACCTAAATTTTAACTAATGCCATTGCCATTAAACTGATGCTAAGTGACTGTAAGGGGCAGCAAGATTTAATTGTGCACTTCTGTCATCTCCATCTAATGAGGCAACAACGTTGCAGTATGCTGAGTACCGAGTCTATGCAATGAATAATAACATTGGTGAAAAGTCACCACTTTAGCTCTGAGATTTTAGGGCAAAAATTGCACATCAACTGAATAATAAGCTGAGCGTTATTAGGAATATGGTTTTCTTTAGTAGCAAGATTTTTGTGGTGGTTCAAGTCTATTAGAATTATGAGCGTTAGTTCTAGTCTTGGGAGTTTAACTGTCCAACACAAGGTAAAGCATTTGGACATTCAGGTAATTAATGCTCCCACTGAATATGTGTGCTAATTCTGATGATCTTTAACATAACTATGGGACAAGGGCTATTTTGCTGACCACTTTTATACAACAATTTTTTTATGGCATTTGACACATTTGGCTTGCAAGTCTACATATACACACCCTGCAAACATGCCTCTATCAGTGGGAGGGAATTTTCAGTGGGTGCAGAGACAAAACTGTGCATGCTCCCTCCTTCGAAGGGTTAAAGAAAACTTGTTGATTGTGTCATTATTCTGCTGGTTTATTCCAGTGTCatcttgaaaaagaaaaaatggacgCTAGTGTTGGTCTAGTTGGCAGTGATATCAGAAGCCTCATCTCATTGGTGATTTGCACTTGGTATGATCTAATGTTCAATTTAATAATGCATATGGGTGCTTACCTACCAGGTTAAATTAGTGTGCCACTGGAGGTTACTTAGATGGTAGTGATACTGAATTACTGACGCAGGTGGCTAATATGGAAGGAAAGAACCCTCTGTCTGATGCATAAACTGAATCATATTGCTGCATGAAACCAAGCTGATAGAAAATAGAACATGATGTAATGGGTAATAAATTGAGTCGCGAGCAGTGGCCGCGGTACAAGCCACAACGATAGGCAAGCGGAGTGGCTGGCTAGGCTAGTGGCGGCGGATGGCAGGTCTCAGCCGTGGGTGCTGAATGACTGGTGCTATCTATCCCAGTCACGCTGCCTTGGCCGTGCTGTGTGCCTGTGTGCTTGTGTGGTGGGAGTGCGACCAGACCTGAACTGGCCTTGTGAGTCTGAGGGCGAAGGAAGGAGAGGACAGGCTGGGGAGGCGCCGAGGAGGGATGGCCACTGCTTGCCTATGCACTACAGGCCGGGCAGGATCCGACTATCCGAGGCTTGTTCCGACCTGGCGCAGCGCCAAAAGGAAAATCTAGACCATCAATGAGCACGTACGGGGAGTTGGCTCGGGAGATGGAGGCGGAGGACCTCCTGgaggcgccgccgtcgtggccaTGGCCGTTCTTGGCGGGAGGGAGCCTCctcctggaggcggcggcggaggagatgcTCCTCCGGGCGGGGTCACTGTGCTCGGccggccctgcgccgccgtccaTCCTCCCACCGCGCGACGCCCACGGGGGGAAGGCGAGGGGCCTCAGATCGGCGACGGCGCTGATCCGCAGGCGgcgggggggcggcggcggggtgaggTGCCTCCTCCCCCATCAAATGGCGAGGACTATACGGTTTAGGAAAACTGGGATGGATCTTATTCGAACTTCAGAGTCTTAGTACAACAATAGAGAAATCGGACTCAGGAGCAAAGAACAGCACTGAagtaaggaaaagaaaatgtaaTCTGGGAGATGAAATTACCTGAACAGTATGTGATGTTCGGCAAGAGATGAAAAGGCACGGGGAACTGGGGAAGGTAGAGGGACCCAGCGGAGATAAAAAGCTACGAGGAGGGTGAAGGGACCGAGGTGTGTTACTCGGCACAGTAAAAACGGAGAATTCTCTGGACTACCGTCGAAACGCCGTTGTACGGATGAAATACCAGACGCCCAATCCCAATCATACGATTTTGAAAGGCATTCTGATGTGGCACAACCACATCCCGTTTTATTAGCCGGGAATAGTAGGTAGAGATGAGGTTTATGACAAAAGCAGCACGCCAACCGAATTTTAGGGGTTTATTTGGAACGCGGGAATTTCACATGAGATCATCGCAGAAAagagtgattttttttttctcgtagTCACGCTTGTTTTGTTTACGGGCCATTACTAAGTAGCACACGAATATGCCATATTTAGTCATGGTAAGTTGGGGACAAGAGGCTACACAGATGCCAAAAAGATACCACAAACCAGCTTGCACAGTACACCTGGCCCCACTTGAATGGCTGCTTCCCTGGTGGACCCCAGAGACAGCCCAGGAGTGGGTGATGCAGATCGACTAGTCGACAGAGCTCCTGAAACCGCCACTTCAGTCCTGCTCCACTCCAACCTGCCCACGCCTTCCCTTGTCTTTGGTAAACAAAGGAGAAAATTCTCCATTTGACGCAATAAATTCAGCTTCTCCCTTTTCTGGCCCTTTTGTCAGTTCAGTTTAGAGTTTGCTGTTAAAAATGTGGGTCCCGCCATCAGATTTTAGATCAAGTGACCAAAATACCCCTTTTCTAGATAGAATGAGCAGTCTTCCTCCCGAGTCCTCCCGCAACCCTAAATCGGAAAGGGAGGATGCTCTCGCATGGGCGTGCGTCGACGGGCGGCTGGAGCAGGGGGCAggggggcggcggcacggccctAGTCCGGGGGCATGGCGCCTGCTCGGGGCAGGGGCGCAGGCTGTGGCGCGGCGGCCTCCCCTggcgggcgagcggcgggcggccaTGGCACGAGCGTGGCTGCGGCTGGActcagcggcggcgcgacggttCCTGATCCCAGCGGGAGGCGGTGGATGCGAGTGCTGTTGCTTCCGGCAGGGCCGCAGCG
This window of the Panicum virgatum strain AP13 chromosome 1K, P.virgatum_v5, whole genome shotgun sequence genome carries:
- the LOC120644362 gene encoding protein PHOSPHATE STARVATION RESPONSE 3-like isoform X1; the encoded protein is MQAWRKQSSFLNVFCSVVNDQRHQQPQGAMSTQSIIAVKQFAGPDSMAQTCTTPQPSAHSLFSAKSDHCGSAYDLQSSCASAQSSSVKSEMIGSLSLTKILPLDLHKRSPESNPERSASRASQTQLSDPVSSSSSSTFHTSMFSSFRTSSESCRQKGALPFLPHPPKCEQQQQISAQQSSSSSSLLFGADLSNGSHDDAEHSGDLKDFLNLSGDVSEGSFHGESDAMAFSEQMEFQFLSEQLGMAITNNEESPRLDDIYDRPPQTSSCTVPSYSNQENLPSPVSVVKVQLSSSRAEACNKPRLRWTLELHERFVEAVNKLGGPEKATPKGVLKLMKVEGLTIYHVKSHLQKYRFAKYLPETKEDKKSSSEGKKSQLVIPGNDSDKKKSLQVAEALRMQMEVQKQLHEQLEVQRQLQLHIEEHARYLQKILEQQQKARDSLSTTRNSTKEKEEAPESTEKEETKMKDDTSSDPLSGRKISDPNLECATRESQVDNKSTNV
- the LOC120644362 gene encoding protein PHOSPHATE STARVATION RESPONSE 3-like isoform X4 yields the protein MAQTCTTPQPSAHSLFSAKSDHCGSAYDLQSSCASAQSSSVKSEMIGSLSLTKILPLDLHKRSPESNPERSASRASQTQLSDPVSSSSSSTFHTSMFSSFRTSSESCRQKGALPFLPHPPKCEQQQQISAQQSSSSSSLLFGADLSNGSHDDAEHSGDLKDFLNLSGDVSEGSFHGESDAMAFSEQMEFQFLSEQLGMAITNNEESPRLDDIYDRPPQTSSCTVPSYSNQENLPSPVSVVKVQLSSSRAEACNKPRLRWTLELHERFVEAVNKLGGPEKATPKGVLKLMKVEGLTIYHVKSHLQKYRFAKYLPETKEDKKSSSEGKKSQLVIPGNDSDKKKSLQVAEALRMQMEVQKQLHEQLEVQRQLQLHIEEHARYLQKILEQQQKARDSLSTTRNSTKEKEEAPESTEKEETKMKDDTSSDPLSGRKISDPNLECATRESQVDNKSTNV
- the LOC120644362 gene encoding protein PHOSPHATE STARVATION RESPONSE 3-like isoform X3, whose product is MSTQSIIAVKQFAGPDSMAQTCTTPQPSAHSLFSAKSDHCGSAYDLQSSCASAQSSSVKSEMIGSLSLTKILPLDLHKRSPESNPERSASRASQTQLSDPVSSSSSSTFHTSMFSSFRTSSESCRQKGALPFLPHPPKCEQQQQISAQQSSSSSSLLFGADLSNGSHDDAEHSGDLKDFLNLSGDVSEGSFHGESDAMAFSEQMEFQFLSEQLGMAITNNEESPRLDDIYDRPPQTSSCTVPSYSNQENLPSPVSVVKVQLSSSRAEACNKPRLRWTLELHERFVEAVNKLGGPEKATPKGVLKLMKVEGLTIYHVKSHLQKYRFAKYLPETKEDKKSSSEGKKSQLVIPGNDSDKKKSLQVAEALRMQMEVQKQLHEQLEVQRQLQLHIEEHARYLQKILEQQQKARDSLSTTRNSTKEKEEAPESTEKEETKMKDDTSSDPLSGRKISDPNLECATRESQVDNKSTNV
- the LOC120644362 gene encoding protein PHOSPHATE STARVATION RESPONSE 3-like isoform X2, with translation MQAWRKQSSFLNVFCSVVNDQRHKQFAGPDSMAQTCTTPQPSAHSLFSAKSDHCGSAYDLQSSCASAQSSSVKSEMIGSLSLTKILPLDLHKRSPESNPERSASRASQTQLSDPVSSSSSSTFHTSMFSSFRTSSESCRQKGALPFLPHPPKCEQQQQISAQQSSSSSSLLFGADLSNGSHDDAEHSGDLKDFLNLSGDVSEGSFHGESDAMAFSEQMEFQFLSEQLGMAITNNEESPRLDDIYDRPPQTSSCTVPSYSNQENLPSPVSVVKVQLSSSRAEACNKPRLRWTLELHERFVEAVNKLGGPEKATPKGVLKLMKVEGLTIYHVKSHLQKYRFAKYLPETKEDKKSSSEGKKSQLVIPGNDSDKKKSLQVAEALRMQMEVQKQLHEQLEVQRQLQLHIEEHARYLQKILEQQQKARDSLSTTRNSTKEKEEAPESTEKEETKMKDDTSSDPLSGRKISDPNLECATRESQVDNKSTNV